Below is a genomic region from Leifsonia sp. Root112D2.
GTCGCTTTCGAGCGGAAGCACCCACTCGTAGTCGCCGAGTGCGAAGGCGGCGACGGTGTTGGCGAGCACCGAACGGAACGCGGCACCCTTGCGACCGTGATCGGCCAGCATGCGGCTGCGTTCCTCGTCGGGCAGCAGGTACCACTCGTGGGTGCGCACGAACGGGTACACGGTGATCCAGGCGGCGGGGGCGACACCGCGCAGGAAGGCCGGCACATGCGCCTTGTTGAACTCGGCGTCGCGGTGCACGGCCATGTAGTTCCAGGTGGGCAGCAGCGCACTGATGAGCGCGGTGCGGCGCAGCACGCGCAGCGCCGCCTGAATGCCTTCGGCGGTCGGGCCGTGCAGCCAGAACATCAGGTCGCTGTCGGCTTTGAAGCCCGAGACGTCGTAGATTCCGCGCACGGTGACGCCGGATGCCTCTACCTGCGTAACAGCGGCCCGCAGCTCGTCGGCACCGCCGGCATCCGTCACGGAAGAGCGCAGCGGGTCACGGCGGAACACGGCCCAGAGCGTAAAGCCCTGTGGAGGTTCTTCGTCGGGGTGAGCTGTGTGGTGGGGGGATGCTGCCACGGCGGCAGCCGGGTTAGTCATGACCTCCATCCTCCCTCGTTAGACGCGGGAGAGCAAAAGCACGGCTACTTCAGCGGTCAACTATCAGCGACGGCGCACCGCGCGCACGCCGGCCCACACTGCCGCGACCGCGAGCGAGGCGAGTACCGTGGCCGCGGCGGCGGATGCCACCGGATGCTCATGGCGAAGACGCGTGAGTTGCTTGCGGGGATTGAGCTTGTCTTCCAGGGAGGTGAGAGTTGTCGCGAGCCGAGCTCGGGCCCGCGCCGCCTCGATGGCCGCGTCGGTGCTCGGAGCCACGACCGGAATCGGCTCAAGTCCGTGGGTCGATACCGGGTTCGGATTCGTGGCCCTCAGGCCGGGTGCGACGGCGCCTCGCGTGCCCGGGTGTCGCGACGGAGTGTGTTCAGTGGTCATACTTGCCCACCCCCTTGATGGCATTCACGTCTTGCTTCACGCTGGCGATCGTCTGCTGGGGAACAGGTGGCATGGCTTTCTTGAACCAGCGCAGTCCGACCAGCACAAGAATCACCACGAGTATGAGCAGGCCGGCGGCCGCCAGCAGGGCGGCCAGCCACCCCGGGAACACCAGCGCAAGCCCGAGCACACCCGCGGCGACAAGCGTCGCCAGCATGAAGAAAGCGAGAAGTCCCGCAAACGCGAACAGTCCTATGCCGACTCCGGCATGCACCGCCTTGCTAATCATCTCAGCCTTCAGCTGGTTCAGCTCGGCCTTCAGCAGCGCGATCAGTTGCGCAGGCAGATCCCTGATCAGTCCGAGAAAGGAACGCTTGCCCGCGGCTTCGGGTTCATCGGTCACTTGAGGTCACCGTCCTCTCGAGGAGCGTCTTATTCGGTCTCGTCCGCGGTGGCGCTGGCGGACTTCGCTGTGGACGATCGAGTGGACGCCGACGTCAAGGCGGCCGACTTCTTCGCGGCGGGCTTCTTGGTCGCAGGCTTCTTTGTCGCAGGCTTCCTTGTCGTCGATTTCGCGGCCGGCTTCTTCGCGACTGTTGAGCCTGTCGTGCTCGCCTTTGACGCATTCGCCGATTGTGCGCTCGGCTTTGTCGTGCTCGGCTTTGTGGTGCTCGTGGTGTTCGAACGCTTCACGACGGAGGAGACGGCCTTCTTTGCTCCCTCGATCAACGCATCCGGAATGTCGCCGATTTTCTCGGCAGCGAAGTCCTGCACCTGGTGCACCTGCTTCTGCACGCCCGGTGTCTCCCACACCTTGTTGGCCGCGGCCACGATCTGCTCGTACCGCTTGCGGCCCGCACGCGCCCCCAGCACGTAACCGATCGCCGCGCCGGTGACAAAAAGTATCTTGCCCTTCATCGTCACTACCCCTTTAAGAATCGCTTTCGCGATTCGTGTCGGTGATTCTTAGGTCAATGCCTTCCAGCGTAACCCCCGGATGCGGCGCGCCGCCTCCCGAGTATCAGGAACCACGGAGGCCAGGCCGGTACCGGTGAGCCAGGCGCCGCAGACCTCGAGACCGTCGATGTCGTCGATAGCCGAACGGACGGCGGCGATGCGCTCGCGCTGACCGAGCGCGGCAAACGGCAGCGCGTTCGTCCACCGCGTGCGGGCGAAGCCGAGCACGGCGGATGCCTGCAGCGGAATATCCAGCAGCGTCGCGGCATCCTTCAACGCGAGATCGCGGAACGTGTCGTCGTCGAGGGCCGCCGTTCGACTCGGCTCACCCGCACGGCCGTACGAGAGGCGCAGCACGTGGCGACCGCTGCCAGCGGCTTCGGCTAGCCAGGGCCACTTGGCGGTGGCGTGCGTGAGGGCCTTGGCGGTAACGGCCGCGCTTCCTGCGGCCTCGCCCTGAGCGTCTTCGGCGACGAGCAGACCGGTGCCCCGGGGGGCGGAGTCGAGGGCAGGGGCGTCGAGCACGAGCGTGGCCAGCTCGACGCTGGATGCCTCGGGCCAGTCGAGCTCGGCAAGATGCGCCGCGTCGGCGGATGCTCCGCTCAGCACCCTCAGCGCCGCGTCACCCGGCAGCGCCACGAGCACCGCATCGGCCCACAGGCTCTCGCCGCCCGCGAGGCCGACCCGCCAGCGGCCCGCTTCGGCACCACTACCGCCCTCCTCGCCCTCGACGCCTGTCGAAAACGACGGAGAAATCGATGATTCGGGATGATTCGGGTCGTTTTCGGCGGATTCGGGCAGTTTTTCCGTCGTTTTGGTTAAGGGCGCGAGGCCCGCGGGGGTGAGAGATTCGACGCGGGCGCCCGTGCGGATCGTGCCACCGCGGGCCTCGATCTGGGAGACGAGTTCGTCGACGAGCCGCGACATCCCGCCGCGCAGCCCGCCCACGGCCGAGCCGGCCTTCGCGGCACCGCGCAGCTCCATGACGGCACCCGAAAGCGAGCCCTGCCGGGTGAGCGCGCTGTTCAGCCCGGGCGCGACGACGGCGATATCCAGTTCGTCGGGCTGGGCCGAATACACCCCCGAGGCCACCGGGGCGACCAGCCGATCGTGCACGGCCCGCCCCATGCGACGCCGCACGAGCTGGCCGAGATTGCGTTCGTGCCCGATCTTCATCACGGGCATGATTCGGTCGAGATAGGCGCGCAACGCGCCGCCCCAGCCGATGGCCCGTACCACATCACTCGCCAGCGGCGAGCTCGGAATGCCGAGCAGCCCGGCCTTCGGCAGCGGCACCGTGCGGTCGGCCAGGCGCAACCACGCCCCGGCCGGATTCGGCTGCACGACGGCGTCGTCGAGACCCAGATCCGAGATGAGCTGCGCCACCGCGCCGCCACGGGTGGCGAAGCTCTCTGCCCCCGTATCGAGCCGGATGCCTGCCACCTCGTGCGTGGCTACGCTGCCGCCGACGACATCCGCCGCCTCGAGCACCGTCACGGCGAAGCCGGGGCGGGCAATGTCACGCGCCGCAACCAAGCCGGCGATGCCCCCGCCGAGGATCAGGACGCGCGTCGGTGCGAGCGAGGCCGGCTCTTCGTCAGGTTCGTCACCGCGCATGAACGAACTCGACGAGTCGGGTGAGAACATCCGGGTCGGTCTCGGGCGGCACGCCATGGCCGAGATTGAGCACGTGGGAGGGCGCGTGCGCGCCGCGCTCGAGCACGTCGAGCACATGGGCCTCGAGCACCGGCCACGGGGCGTCGAGCATGGCGGGGTCGATGTTGCCCTGCACGGGAACGACGTGTCCGAGGCGCCTGCTCGCCTCATCGAGCGGCACGCGATAATCGACGCCCACCACATCGGCGCCCACGTCGTGCATGGCCTTCAGGAGCTCGCCCGTTCCGACACCGAAGTGCACGATGGGCACATTGCGCCGCTCGGCCGTGCTCGTCGAAAACGACGGAGAAACTGAGCTATCAGCTCCAAATCCAGCATTTCCGGCCGATTCGCGCGATTCTTCCGTCGTTTTGGTTAAGGGCACCTCAGGCCGGGTTGTGTAGGTGAGGCCGCGCACGTGGGCGAGTGCACGAGTGGATGCCGGCGCCACGTACCGCACGTAGTCGGCGAGCGACAGCGCTCCCGCCCAGGAGTCGAAGAGCTGCGCGGCGCTCGCACCGGCGAGAATCTGGGCGCGCAGGAAGGCGCCCGTGACATCCGCGGTCCACGCCATGAGGGCGGCCCAGGCATCCGGTTCGGCGTGCATGAGCGTGCGTGCACGAATGTGGTCCTTCGACGGGCCGCCCTCCACCAGATAGGCGGCGAGAGTGAACGGCGCGCCGGCGAAGCCGATGAGCGGGGTCGAGCCGAGCTCGGCGACGGTGCGTCGCACGCCCTCGATCACCGCGGAGAGCGGGCCGTTCGGGTCTTCCGGCAGCAGCGAGGCGGGGTCGAGCGCGGTCAGTGCCGCGACATCCGCCGCGGTGCGAACGGCATGGCCGAGCACCGGGCCCTTGCCCGGGACGATGTCCACGTCGACCCCGGCGAGTCGCAACGGCACCACGATGTCGCTGAAAAAGATGGCAGCATCGACGCCGTGGCGACGCACCGGCTGCAGGGTGATCTCGCTCGAAAGCGCCGGGTCGAGGCAAGCGTCGAGCATGTGGGTGCCCACGCGCAGTTCGCGGTACTCGGGAAGCGAGCGCCCGGCCTGGCGCATGAACCACACGGGCGTCACGGGCTGCCGCACCCCCTGATACGCGCGAACCAACCGCGAGTCCGCGGTCAGGGCGTCAGCGAGTGGATGCCCCGGGGCGAGAGCGAGGGCGGCGGGCGTCTCAGCGATGGTCACCCCGCAATTCTGTCAAAGCTAGCTGAGTGCTGCTCTCCCCGCCCGGTCGGCAAGCTCAGGGAACGACGCGCGCGATTCGGAGTCGGGCGTTCTCGAGCGTAGGCTCAACCCCGTGCTTCTCTGCTTCACCTCGAGTCACCGCAACGCCGGATTCGACCTCCTCGAACGGCTCGAGCGGCGCGCCCCCGACATCATCGACGCTCTCGACGCGCGCGGCGAACAATTCAGCGGCAGCGTGGTTCTCGCCACCTGCAACCGCTTCGAGGCCTATCTCGATGTCGACGAGCCGCTCCGTTCCACCCACGCGGATGCCGCCGAGACCATCATCGAGACCATGAGCGCTGCGACAGGGATCGATGCAAGCGAGCTGCGCGCATCCAGTGCCGTCAAAAGCGGCCACGACGTTGCCGAGCACCTCTTCTCGGTCTCCAGTGGCCTGGAATCGGTGGTCGTCGGCGAAGGCGAAATCGCCGGACAGGTGCGTCGCGCGCTCGAAGCAGCCCGGACAAGGGGCACCGTCTCGCGAGAACTCGAGCGGCTGTTCCAGGATGCCTCGCGCACCTCGCGCGGCGTGAAGAACCGCACGGGAATCACGAGCGCGGGCCGTTCGGTCGTTCGGCTCGCCCTCGACATGAGCGAGAGCCGCATCACCGACTGGGCCGCCACCAGCGTGCTGCTCGTGGGCACGGGCGCGTACGCCGGCGCGACCCTGGCCGCCCTGCGCGACCGCGGCGTCACGAATGTGCGGGTGTTCTCCCGCACCGGCCGGGCCCAGAAGTTCGCGGCAACCCACGACATCGATGCGGTGGCCGTCGACGGGCTCGTGGAGGCCGTCGCGGCATCCGACCTGATCGTCGCCTGCAGCGTGGCGCCCACGGTCATTGTGGATGCGCAAACCGTGAGCCTCGCGAGCAACGTCAAGGGTGCACTTGAGCGGCGGCTCATCGTTGACCTGGGTCTGCCCCGCAACGTGGACCCCGCCGTCGCCCTCGTCGATGGCACCGAACTGCTCGACCTCGAGACCATCAGCAAGCACGCGCCGCTCGCCGAGCTGAACGCCACCGATGATGCCCGTACGCTGGTCGGCGAGGCCGTCGCGGAGTTCCGCGCGCGCTCCAGCGAGCAGGCCATCACCCCTGCACTTGTCGCCCTGCGCACGCACATTTTCGATGTGCTGGACGGCGAGATCGCCTGGGCCAGGCGGCGTGGCGATACCAGCGAGAAGACAGAAGAAGCGCTGCGGCACCTCGCCGGGGTTCTGCTGCACACCCCCTCGGTGCGCGCGCGCGAACTGGCCCGGGAGGGTCGCGCCGACGCCTTCATCGAGGGCGCCGCAGCACTGTTCGGCATCGATACGCCGGATGCGACGGCTGGTCTTCGCCCCGTCGCCCGCGCCGACACCAACACCAACACCAACACCAACACCAACACCAACACCAACACCAAACGTTCCACAGCCGAGAACAGCACCACGGAGTCCGAGGCGTCCTAAGAACCAGGGCCCTCGCAAACAAGGGGAGAAACACGTGAGCAATGACGCACACACGCAGGGGGCCGCGACCGACACGGTCGAGGCATCCGGCTTGAAGAATCTGCCCTACGAGGCCGTCGAGGTGAGCACCGATCGTCTGGTGCTGCGCCCGCTGACCGAAGACGACATCGAGACGGCACAGTCGTATCGCAATCGCGAAGGCGTCGCCCGTTACCTGTTGTGGGAGGTGCACGAGCGCGAGCAGGGCGAAGAACCGTTCGCGGGTCGGCGCGCGCTGCGCAGGCTTGAGCACGACGGAGACGGCCTGGTCTTCGCGGTCGAGATGCCCGATGCGAATGGCGGGCACTCACGGGTGATAGGCGACATGAGCGTGTTTCTCAAGAGCGCGGCGGATGCCCAACTCGAGGTCGGTTGGGTGTTTCACCCGGCCGTGCACGGTCGCGGCTATGCGACCGAGGCCGCCCAGGCCCTGCTGCGTGTGTGCT
It encodes:
- a CDS encoding uroporphyrinogen decarboxylase, translated to MTIAETPAALALAPGHPLADALTADSRLVRAYQGVRQPVTPVWFMRQAGRSLPEYRELRVGTHMLDACLDPALSSEITLQPVRRHGVDAAIFFSDIVVPLRLAGVDVDIVPGKGPVLGHAVRTAADVAALTALDPASLLPEDPNGPLSAVIEGVRRTVAELGSTPLIGFAGAPFTLAAYLVEGGPSKDHIRARTLMHAEPDAWAALMAWTADVTGAFLRAQILAGASAAQLFDSWAGALSLADYVRYVAPASTRALAHVRGLTYTTRPEVPLTKTTEESRESAGNAGFGADSSVSPSFSTSTAERRNVPIVHFGVGTGELLKAMHDVGADVVGVDYRVPLDEASRRLGHVVPVQGNIDPAMLDAPWPVLEAHVLDVLERGAHAPSHVLNLGHGVPPETDPDVLTRLVEFVHAR
- the hemQ gene encoding hydrogen peroxide-dependent heme synthase, which encodes MTNPAAAVAASPHHTAHPDEEPPQGFTLWAVFRRDPLRSSVTDAGGADELRAAVTQVEASGVTVRGIYDVSGFKADSDLMFWLHGPTAEGIQAALRVLRRTALISALLPTWNYMAVHRDAEFNKAHVPAFLRGVAPAAWITVYPFVRTHEWYLLPDEERSRMLADHGRKGAAFRSVLANTVAAFALGDYEWVLPLESDSLTDLVDLMRALRQTDARLYVKEETPFFTGRRISVADVPEVLS
- a CDS encoding phage holin family protein; translation: MTDEPEAAGKRSFLGLIRDLPAQLIALLKAELNQLKAEMISKAVHAGVGIGLFAFAGLLAFFMLATLVAAGVLGLALVFPGWLAALLAAAGLLILVVILVLVGLRWFKKAMPPVPQQTIASVKQDVNAIKGVGKYDH
- a CDS encoding GNAT family N-acetyltransferase — translated: MSNDAHTQGAATDTVEASGLKNLPYEAVEVSTDRLVLRPLTEDDIETAQSYRNREGVARYLLWEVHEREQGEEPFAGRRALRRLEHDGDGLVFAVEMPDANGGHSRVIGDMSVFLKSAADAQLEVGWVFHPAVHGRGYATEAAQALLRVCFETLGAHRVVAELDPRNEVSARLCDTLGMRREGHYLENVLVDGAWTDTCIHAILDREFAALTT
- a CDS encoding protoporphyrinogen/coproporphyrinogen oxidase, translated to MRGDEPDEEPASLAPTRVLILGGGIAGLVAARDIARPGFAVTVLEAADVVGGSVATHEVAGIRLDTGAESFATRGGAVAQLISDLGLDDAVVQPNPAGAWLRLADRTVPLPKAGLLGIPSSPLASDVVRAIGWGGALRAYLDRIMPVMKIGHERNLGQLVRRRMGRAVHDRLVAPVASGVYSAQPDELDIAVVAPGLNSALTRQGSLSGAVMELRGAAKAGSAVGGLRGGMSRLVDELVSQIEARGGTIRTGARVESLTPAGLAPLTKTTEKLPESAENDPNHPESSISPSFSTGVEGEEGGSGAEAGRWRVGLAGGESLWADAVLVALPGDAALRVLSGASADAAHLAELDWPEASSVELATLVLDAPALDSAPRGTGLLVAEDAQGEAAGSAAVTAKALTHATAKWPWLAEAAGSGRHVLRLSYGRAGEPSRTAALDDDTFRDLALKDAATLLDIPLQASAVLGFARTRWTNALPFAALGQRERIAAVRSAIDDIDGLEVCGAWLTGTGLASVVPDTREAARRIRGLRWKALT
- a CDS encoding glutamyl-tRNA reductase; this encodes MLLCFTSSHRNAGFDLLERLERRAPDIIDALDARGEQFSGSVVLATCNRFEAYLDVDEPLRSTHADAAETIIETMSAATGIDASELRASSAVKSGHDVAEHLFSVSSGLESVVVGEGEIAGQVRRALEAARTRGTVSRELERLFQDASRTSRGVKNRTGITSAGRSVVRLALDMSESRITDWAATSVLLVGTGAYAGATLAALRDRGVTNVRVFSRTGRAQKFAATHDIDAVAVDGLVEAVAASDLIVACSVAPTVIVDAQTVSLASNVKGALERRLIVDLGLPRNVDPAVALVDGTELLDLETISKHAPLAELNATDDARTLVGEAVAEFRARSSEQAITPALVALRTHIFDVLDGEIAWARRRGDTSEKTEEALRHLAGVLLHTPSVRARELAREGRADAFIEGAAALFGIDTPDATAGLRPVARADTNTNTNTNTNTNTNTKRSTAENSTTESEAS